TCTTCTTCGGTGCATTGAGTAATACTCTTGAAAAGAGTACTCCATCGAAAGACTCTATAGACACTAATATTCAAACTACACAAGAGACTCCTCAATCTCAACCTCAAGAACCCTCAACGGATACCACAACTACTAATGAATGAACGACAAACTCTACAAGTGGTGTTCGAAGAGGAAGTTAACCTCTGAAGTGTGGAATCACTTCAAGATTGtggaaatcaaggaaaaattaAAGGCTGAATGTAATTATTGCAAAGCAAAACTACTTGGTGACCTAAAATAAGGCACTTCGCACTTACGTGATCACTTCAAAAGCTGCAAGCTCTGCACCACTAGAGATATAAGACAATGTATGATGAAGACAACTCCAACAACTAGTGGGGAAACAGTTGTGGTTGGTGCATATACCTTCGACCAAGAAAATACAAGGAAAGAGTTATCAGTTATGGTTTGTCTTCATGAGTATCCGCTATCTATTATGAACCACATTGGGTTTCGACGATTCTGCAATACTTTGCAACCTCTATTCAAGGTGATTACTCACAACACTTTAAAGAGTGACATCTTGAAGTCTACAATGATGAGAGATCGAAGACAATGAATGTTCTTGAGCGTAATAAAAGTTGAGTTGCAATTACGACTAATATGTGGACAGCAAGCAACCAAAACAAAGGTTATATGACTATCACGGCTCATTACATTGATGATTCTTGGAAATTGCAAAGCCGTCTTGTGAAgtaataatattatcattataggTTCTTCTAAATGTTTATATGTTTGCAAAGCTGTCTtgtttacacaattgcaaagcTGTCTTCTATATAATTGCAAAGCTGTCTTGTTTATAATTGTACTAAATTATCATTACAGGTTTATATATGTGCCAGCTCCCCACACGGCTGAGGTACTTTCAGAGGTTCTTGTGGATTGTTTGATGGATTAGAATCTTGATAGGAAGGTATCCACTTTGACTATTGATAATTGCAGTACTAATGATGTTATGATTGAGAATATTTTGACTAAAATGTCACATAAAAACTTTATCTTGGGTGGTAAATTATTTCACATGCAATGTTGTGCGcatatattaaatttgattgtCAAGAATGGGTTACAACTTATTTCACATGCTATTGAAAGGGTGAGGGATAGTGTTCATTATTGGACTGCAACAcctaaaagagaagaaaaatttaAGGAAACATGTGCGCAACTTAAAATATCCTACACAAAAAATATTTGTCTTGATTGTAAAACTAGGTGGAATTCAACATTTTTTATGCTTGAAGTTGCAATTATGTATAAATATGTGTTTGAAAGATTGTCATTGCGTGAGAGTCAATATAAATCTTTGCCTAGTGAGAAGGATTAGGATATGGCGGATGAGATTTTTCAATGATTGAGGGTATTCTTTGATGTGATGACTGAATTATTTTCTGGAACAACTTATCCTACATCAAATCTTTATTTTCCTAAGGTTTGTGTGATTAAGTTGGCTTTGATGGAGTGgaaaaattgtaaaaatgaGATAATTGAAATGATGGCTACTAGTATGATAACTAAGTTTGAAAAGTATTGGGGTGTGATTAATACAGTTATGGCTATTGGGACTCTTTTGGATCCTAGGTACAAGATGCACTACAACAAAACAGCATTTTGGCGACGGTTTTTTTTAATGCTTGGCGACGGTTTTAACCGTCACTAAATGGTTTTGCGACGGTAAAAAAAAACGTCACAGATTTGAGCGTCGCCAGCTGACATAGTGATGGTTTTGGACCACCGTTGGTAAGAAGTGTCGCTAAATTGTTTGTGACGGTTTTTGAAGTATAAAACCGTCACTAATCTGTAACACTTGTAAAGTTGCTTTTTAGGCTGCATTTCGCGACGTTTTAAAACTGTCGTTAAATTACTAATTTCTGTGACagtttttctttatatttcaTGACTATTTTAAAccgtcactaagttactagttcTTATGACAGTTTTTAGGTATATTTAGTGACAATTTAAACCATCACAATATTTTTAGTGACGATTTTTTGATTTAAAACCGTCACTAAGTTACTAATTCCTATGACAGTTTTTTCCAGTATTTAGTGACTGTTTTAAACTGTCATAATCTCTCCAACATCaatgttttgttttattaattattaaaaaaattatttctattataaataataatttatttgtctatcaacaaaataataaatggCATTATATTTCAACAAATTTAAACTCAATCTCACAAGTTTTACAAAAATAGAAACAATATATTTCAAAAGTTGAATTCTACAAATTTTACATAGTCATAATCCATAAAATGTAAATTCAAAAAATCCTAACTTAATCGAAACATATAAAGCTAACAATTGTACTTGTAACTTAATCCTCAACTTTTCTCCTCAACTTCACTTCACATTCAACCTCAATAGTATCAAACTTCAACAATTACTTCACAAGTAACTCTTGTCTTCTACAAATGAGAGAATGCAATGATTAGAATGCATTCACGAATAAAGGGACTTGCAATGAAACATGAAATATAGGAAATTAGAAATATCCAAATAAAGATTACCACCAAGACTAATGCGCATTTGAATTTGTTTGAAATACATGGCATAACCCCAAGCTCATAAAAATTTACAATTAAATGAACTTATAAGGTTTTCAGGTTTAGGATTTGGGATAAAGGTGTGGGGATGGAACCATTAACTGATTTAGTATGAAGGGGGGTATATACAGTAATTTTTGGTTTGGAGAAACAGGGAAAACATACCACTGCTATTGATGACATGGAGAGAAATGAGCCAACAAAAACACCTTCGGACAATTTGGCTCCAAATATCTGCAAATCAAGTGGACAATGATGTTTAGAACCCGTCTCTACTCAACCATAAATGCTTAATTATGATTTCACTGTGTCAGAGCTTAATAAAACAGAACAAAGAAGAGCACTAGCTACTAATAACAATTCCTGATCCAAACATGACAAAGATTTCACAGACAGGCCTTAATCAAACCTTTTCACCTCTCAATTCAAAAGGAAACATTGAAGTATTTGATTGCATCATACTAACCCAGTATACTTGGAATCAAGTTCCCAAAAGGAAACTCCAAGATGATCCTAAAACACAATCAATTGCTTCAATGGTATCCAGTCCCTCCGCTGTAAGTTCAATAGCTTCTTCTGCAGTTGACAACATTATTCCGGTTCAGTCCAAAAGCCTTATGGTGAATGATCAATCTTCAGTCACTTCAAATCCGAGCTTGAAAACACAAGAATAAACTATGAAATAATCCAAGAGCAAGAAGTAGTAGTTATAAGcaaaagattaaaatatttGAGGACTTCATCAACAACTAAACTATGCTTGGGTATGTATACAGTTTAAGAGTTGTAACAGTGAGAAATAATAAGAGTTATTATATCTGctctattattaatattttacatAGAAAAATTAACAAAGGAAAAGTAATAAAGAATCGCAGAATTATGAATTAACATTAAATTAATCATTAAGCTCACATCAAGTTTATAGGTGCACCAAACAAAACtaccaagttttacaagaatgGACATAAGATAGAACAGGCAACAGCAAGGAGTAATTTATGCCAAACCTTCATAAGAATCCTGCCTGCCCCCTGATTTCAATTGAGACTCCTACCCCACAGAAAAACAAATAGATCATCAGTATGGGAGGAAACATTACTCTCATTTAAGAAAGTTCAGTATAATTTCCAGATAAATATTACTCTCATTTCTAGTCATAAAACAAGTCACAATCCAAGAGCCATAATCTTGTAGCTGCAGCACTAGAGgggaaaaggaaaaggaagTTTCAATGTGAAATTGATCAACTCAATAATTGCATAATCCTTTCCCCAACAATTTAAttacatataaaattaataaaaaatttggtaacATAAGTTTATTATTCAAAACTATTTTTGATAAAGAAGAAACACATGCATTAAATTTCCTGATCTAAGCATATCAAGATTAATGAAGTTACAACTTCAAGTGGTTACCTCTTTTTTAGTCTCTCCATTAACTGAACCCTCAGTTTCAGTTATTCTCTCTACCAACTCTGGCTCAGAAGCATTTGCATcatttagcctctgaatcagcaTCCTTATTCCCAAACAACTTGGAAGGAAGCAATGAAGCAACTGCAGCTCTAGCACTTCTTTTTGCAGCCTCAGCTGCCTCAACCTCCTTAGCACTTCTTTTTTAGTCTTGTAAGCTCAATGTCTTTTACACAAGCATATTCTCATTCTCATCATAGTTTTCATTGATTATTGGAAGATCATCATCTACAACTATTCTCGCcaattttatatttgtattttcatctgAAAAAAGAGACTCTAAGTCTTGTGGTGGATAATTATCATTGGATACTGTAATTTCGTCAtcttcacccatattatctccACCCATGTTATACAAATCTCTTGGCTTCAAGTGAATTGGTATGCACCatcctttttctttctcatcATCCACATAATATACCATCTGGGCTTCAGAAGCTTTAATATATGGCTCGTCATCTTCATGTTCACCAGTATGTATGAGTCTTGTAAAGTTCACAGATAAAAAACCTAAATTGTCTTTTTTGATTCCTCTAGGACTAGTTGTGTTTGCCCATTGACATTTAAACAAGAGAACTGTAAAGCCATTGTAGAAAAGCTCAATGATGTCTACCAGCTTTCCATAATAAGGTACTGCACCAAAGTTCATTCGGGTATCTTTACTACTTGAGTAACTTCTTGTTCCAAATGTACCAAAGACTCCGCTATTCTGAGTTTTTAATCCATTATCCCTTGCTAAAGTTCGAAATCTATATCCGTTAACATCATATGAAGAGAACTTTCTTGCTTGGTCATATGGTCCTTGAGAAAGACTGATAAGAATGTCTTTATCCACAAGCATGTCATGAATAGAATCTTGATTAAAATCATCAAAAGCATTTGAAGCATCACTATTTGAGACGTTACTACTGGGATCCCCTACCTCAGTCTCTCCGTGATAAAACCAAAGTGTATATTCTTtcgggaattgggtacatatcaAGTGATCGTACATCTCACCCTTTGTCACTTTTTTTCTAAAACCGCACTTCAAACAAGGGCATACAGTTGCTTCAGCTAAACTATTTTCGAAGGCAAAATCAATAAACCTCCTAACCCCTCGCTCATACTCTATTGAGTTTCGTGGCTTTGTGATCCATGACTTATCCATTGAACCAATATAAGAATATTCcttcaaatttcaaacaagAGTATATCCTTAATTCTATCTACAATGCAATAAATACTAAACTATGAAAAGTACCATGCAATAAAAATATAGTTTGTGTAgtagtaaaaataaatataaattaagaaaaaaactAACTGAATGTGGCGATGCCGCAAGGAAGCTCCACCTTCTAACTCTCTCACTTCCAACAATACTTATATGAATCTTCTCTCTGCATTCATATAGAAAATTCTACGTGGGCCAGAGATTATTATCAACGAAAGCAAGCAAATACAAGTCAAACCATGATGTGCACAAGGCAAGACCACATATCTACGTCAATCATATTAGATATACATTATTAAAATAGTacaataagatatttttttaaaatgatctATCATTTagtcttaaaaaaattaaaaaataagtaacttttcataaaaaataagtaacttcttataaaaatatatattcaaattaattaaataatattatttaaataaaaaaattgactaaaaactgaaaa
The genomic region above belongs to Arachis stenosperma cultivar V10309 chromosome 5, arast.V10309.gnm1.PFL2, whole genome shotgun sequence and contains:
- the LOC130982041 gene encoding uncharacterized protein LOC130982041 is translated as MDKSWITKPRNSIEYERGVRRFIDFAFENSLAEATVCPCLKCGFRKKVTKGEMYDHLICTQFPKEYTLWFYHGETEVGDPSSNVSNSDASNAFDDFNQDSIHDMLVDKDILISLSQGPYDQARKFSSYDVNGYRFRTLARDNGLKTQNSGVFGTFGTRSYSSSKDTRMNFGAVPYYGKLVDIIELFYNGFTVLLFKCQWANTTSPRGIKKDNLGFLSVNFTRLIHTGEHEDDEPYIKASEAQMVYYVDDEKEKGWCIPIHLKPRDLYNMGGDNMGEDDEITVSNDNYPPQDLESLFSDENTNIKLARIVVDDDLPIINENYDENENMLV